AGACACACACCCATCAATGTCTCTTATTCATTTCACTTTCAAATATTCACCAAAAATTAGTAAAAGAAATActcacttttttcaaaatgccaATATACTCTTTGTCTGTCTTTGATAGTCATAAAACCCCCCCAAAACCAATTTGATACAACTACATTTTTGTAGatatacaaaataataaacctTCAATTTTGGCCttgtaaaatgaatttttttttctaaatacaCACAACTTTTTAAGTGTCTTTTCTAGTGAAAGTCTTTCCAAATTTTTGAGAGGGATAAAATACTACCGATGTATTCGATCCacacacaaaattaaaaacaaaaagttttagaaatacCAAATGCGTTTTGATCGgcagaatgaaaaaaacaaaaattacgcgGAATGTGTTTTTTGCTTCACAGTGATTGTTATTGCAGGtcggtatttttaaaaaacaaacaaaaattacacaaatcagggaaatgaaaaaaaacaaaatcaagaaggggggaggaggaataAGGAGAGAGTATTGTAATCACCACTAGGGACGAGCGCGGGAGAGGAgttgcatcttttttttcgatgAGGAAATAACAAAACCCCAACACTAAAAAGacgaaacacaatttttttttaaatcaatcaaaaaaaaatataagcgtcaggaattatgaaaaaaggaagccgatgatgggaaaaaaaaacgactaaaataataaataataaaagaagccgagccccttttttttggttgatgttttcaaattttctcccttttttccaaTAACTGCCGCGTTGAATTTCACACCTTCGATTGTTTCccccttatttaaaaaaaaaaaattgtccttttttttctatttgttttgttgaaaATTCCACTTCGTTGTTATTGAGCAGCGTCGTCACTTGTCTAAGAACGAGAGAGTTGGATACATGTACGGAAAAATCAAGACACGCCATAACACACAGAGCACATCATACGACAAAACGGTATTTGAAAACCCCATCACCTGAATTGGAAATACTACAAAAATATAGATCAACATTTTCCCCCAAAGTTATTCAACAAACCTCgacattgtttttttgtttcataatcaaaaataaaataataaacagaGAAAGGCTGTGGCTGGTTTCGATCAATCTTTTCgtcgtttggttttttttatctctccacacacacacacacacacacacacgcaaaatGCCTAATTTAGAAATCCATCGAGACCCTTTCCTCATCTGGTTGCTTGTATACTCAAACGTATAAAAATGGAGCTAATAATAACATTTATTCCTAAACACTAACCGcgagtttttaaaatctaaaacTATTGggtgtaaaaaataataaaaaaaaaagtcattgaaCCAtttgaggaaagaaaaaaaaataaaccccgACGAAAATCCCTAcgcatttctatttttagtgattttttgaaagtgttttttttttggtataaagggaataaatataaaagaacaCACACGTCTtattggtctttttttttgtgagttCTGATTTGCCGATTCGTTAACTCGGcccggggaaaaataaaaatggaagaacctaataaccaaaaatctagaaacaaaaaagaaccaacTTAGTGCGTGGAGATTTTTAAACGTTACGACACACAAGATTGTCAAACAATTCACTGGGACATTCGTCTTACTATCAAAATGGCCTTGCACTTCTACATATTGCGTGCATCGATTGGGTAagggataaaaaacaaaagaagatcgCATCTATTCCGATAGAAGAGAAATCAAGTCCAAGAGTTTCAGTTGTGGAAGAGAAACGGACGGGGGGGTTTTTACGTGGCTGGATTTTGTGGCtggaaaaatgtaataaaaaaggaTGGACACGTTTGTCCGTCGGGCCCTCAATGCCTTCTCGGTTTGCCACCGATCCAAACGAGGCCGTCGGCGTCAACGTGTCGGCGACGGCGGGTGGCCGCCAAGGCCATGACTTTTCTCAGCGTTGGCTCCGGCTGGCACTCCCGCGGATCGCACTCCATCATTCCGCCCTTGCCGCATCTAAAAAACCGCATCGataaattaatcaataaataaataaacaattttttcaatcgttcaatttttctgtcGAAACCACAAATTGCAATTCGATTGACTTACCGGCACTCGAGGCAGGGGCCGGAAGCGGGTCCGACGAGCTCACCAAACCGGTAGAAGTCGCCCTTGATTTCACATCCTTCCACTTCGACTTGATCGCCGTCCTGGACGGAATCGCTGAACTCGACGTTGAATCCTTGTGGAATGCTGGCCAGTCCACCGGGTCcggttgggttgttgttgcggtGATCGGCCGAATGCCAGGTGACGTTGTGCGTCACTTGACGGACGGGGCACTCGTAGCGCGGGCAGCAGAATCCAGTGATGGTCTCTTCCAGACAGCCGGGAATGGGCGGCGGGCAGGATTGCTGGAGGCAGATGATGTCGCCGCGGAAGCAGAAGCAGAAGTCGCAGTGGTCGTCGCGGGGGATCTGCTGGGCAGAGACGTAGACTTTGCCGTCAAAGAGGCAAGCGCCTGGAGCGATTTCCGgctcttctacttcttccggAGTGGCCGGAGAAGTTTCGGGTGATGACAATTCCAAATTGCTGGAGTCGACGCTGCTGGTGCTCAACGGAATTTCAGAAACTGTTGGGCTGGATTCGACGGAAGGTGCTGCACTGGTGCTGACTGGCTCGGAAGGTGCTGAACTGGTTGTGACCGGATCGGAAGGTGCTGCACTTGTGGTGACTGGCTCAGACGATGCTGGACTCGTAGTGACTGGCTCAGAAGGTGCTGCACTGGTGGTGACCGGCTCAGACGATGCTGGACTCGTAGTGATGGGATCGGATGGTGCTGCACTGGTGGTGATCGGCTCAGATGATGCTGGACTCGTAGTGACTGGCTCAGAAGGTGCTGCACTGGTGGTGACTGGCTCAGACGATGCTGGACTTGTAGTGACGAGCTCAGAAGGTACTGCACTGGTGGTGATCGGTTCAGACGATGCTGGACTGGTGGTGACCAGATCGGAAGGCGCTTGAGATCCGGTTTCAGCTCCAGTTGTGAATGATGAGGGGGCTTCCGTTGCGGCGGATGAAGCTTCCGTGGGGAGGTTTGGTGCTACAGTCGGTCCACTGGATCCAACTGACAGGGTTGGCCTGGGTGGTTTACTGGAATCGGAAATGAGAATATCGGTGGGGTCGGTCACTCCAGCGGATTCCGACGAAGTGGAAGAAACATCTCCGACATCAACAGTGGGTTCCGGCGAAGCTCCAGCATCTCCAGAAGAAGTGGAGGGCTCAGTCGATCCTGAAGATGATTGAGAAGTCGAGGAGACGTCAGACTCTACTCCAGTGACAGAAGCTTGGGAATCTTCCGTTGCGGTTGGTAAAGATCCGGTCGCTTCCGATCCTACGATCGAACCTAGCGTGGTCGATGGATCAGCTGTTGAACTGCCAGGATGGGCTGTTGAAGGGGCTTCAGTTTCAGATCCTACAGAAATTCcttcagttgttgttgttgaaggcTCTCTGGTTGAAGTTGCTTCATCCGGAATCACTCCGGAATCTGTAGCGGCGGAAGGTGATTCGGTTGAAACAGCCGAGGGCGCTGAAGTGGTTTCTAGCGGAGCGGCGGATTCAGGTGTCGTTTCGGGTTGAGTTCCAGCAGTAGATGATTGAGATGTTTCGGTGGATCCCTCAGATTCTCCAGCGGATGATACTTCCGTTCCGGAAGGTTCGGATGTGGTGAATGCTCCAGTATCTACTCCGGCAGAAGATTCGGTAGTCGACGATCCGGCGCCAGACTCGGAAACTGATCCTGAAACTTCAGAGGTCTCAGTGGCGGGTTCCGCGGAGGAGGATGATCCTTCAGATCCGGTGCTGGTTTCGGTGTCCGGAGATGAGGTGACAAGTGATCCAGCTTGGGAAGTGGAGACGGAAACGACGGACTCGTCGGTCGATGATTCAGTCGATCCTGAATCTCCACCCGTTTCGCTGATCGTTTCAGTCGATTCCGGTGCGGATGTTGAGCTGGGAGTTTGAGCGGATGCATCACTTTCACCGGATGTGGGAGATCCAGTGGATGGGCCGCTCAATTCGATGGTGGGACTGGCGGTTACGGGTGGTTCCGTCTGGATTTCCTCTTCGGATGTTTCAGTGCTGGAAACCAATTCCGTCGATGGAGAGTCTGTGCTCACAGATCCGGCAGCTTCGGATGATGAAGGCGATCCAGTGCCTGGTGCGGAAGTGGGCTCGACGGATACCTGAGAGCCGGAAGGAATTTCAGATGATTGAGTCGTGGCGGCTGGATCGACAGAGGCGCTGGATTCTTCCGTCGACGATTCCTCGGGCTTATCAGTTTGCACTTCCGGCGCTTCGGTGCTTTCGGCTGGAGTGGCCTCAGTGGCGACTGGTTCGGGTTTGCTGGAAGAATCCGATCCGGCGGATGAAGACGAACCAGTTCCATCTGTGCTGGATACTGGAGTCAAATCCGTTGAGCTTCCGTCTTCCGACGATTCCGTTTCGGATTCAGTGACGGCTGGCGACGAGGTGGTAGAAGTAGCAACATCGACCGATCCAGCGGATGAGGAAACCAATGCGGCGTCAGTGACGGCAACCGGTTCGGCAGTGGTGGAAGCGGATGGCAGGTCGGTCGAATCATCTTCAGTGGATGGCGATCCGGATTCCGTCGATGGTTTCAACGAGCCGGAAGCAGGTTCATCCGTAACTTCTTGTCCTGATCCTTCCTCAGCAGACGACGCTCCTTCCGTGGCCGAATCGACTTGACTTCCGCTAGAATCCGTGGCCGAGCTGGATGATGACGATTCCGGAATGACGGTGGTGACCAAATCCTCCTCGTCGTCGCATTCGAACATCGGGCAGCACTTGTCGGGAGAGAAGACGGGCCGGCAGTTTGGCATGTGGTTGGGTTTCTCCTCGCACTCGACAATGACGCAGCGGATGATGGATGACTCGCAGCTGCAGGATTGCTGGCAAGGGCTGGGCACCGGAACGTCGGCTCCGTTCGAGTAGGTGACGTTGTTCAACAAGCAACTGCCCTCACCCGGAATTGAGCTGATGTCCGACGACGGGGTGGTGAAAGTCTCGTCGCCGGTGCTGGGCGCTTCCGTCTCCAATGTGGAGGCGGCGATCTCGGGCACCGTGTGGTGGTTGGCCGGAGCTTCGGTGACGGAAGAAGTTGAAGCCTCCGACTCGTCCGAATCGGTGGTGGATGATGGTTCTTCCACTTCCGGAGTAGAGGCGGAGCTTGAGGAAACTGTAGATCCTTGGGTGCTGGATGGAGATTGGCTGTCGCTAGAATCTTCAGTTGCAACTTCGCTGTCGGTAGACGATTCGCTGGATGTTGGGTCGGCATCAGTCGTGGATTCGCTGGATACTGGGCCAGCTTCAGTGGAAGATCCGCTGGATACTGGACTGGCGTCGGTTGAAGATCCGCTGCTTACTGGGCTGTCATCCGTTGAGGATTCGCTGGATGTTTGGGCGGAGTCTGTCAAGGATTCACCGGATACCGGACTGTCGTTGGTTGAGGATTCGCTGGATACTGGACTGTCGTCGGTTGAGGATTCGCTGGATACTGGACTGTCGTCGGTTGAGGATTCGCTGGATACTGGGCCGGAGTCGGTCGATGGTTCACCGGATACTGGGCTGGCGTCAGTTGATGATTCACTGGATGTTTGGGCGGAGTCTGTCAAGGATTCACTGGATACTGGACTGGCGTCGGTTGAAGATCCGCTGGATACTGGACTGGCATCCGTTGAGGATTCGCTGGATGTTTGGGCGGAGTCTGTCAAGGATTCACTGGATACTGGACTGGCGTCGGTTGAAGATCCGCTGGATACTGGACTGGCATCCGTTGAGGATTCGCTGGATGTTTGGGCGGAGTCTGTCAAGGATTCACTGGATACTGAACTAGCGTCCGTCGAGGATTCGCTGGATACTGGGCCGGCGTCAGTTGATGGTTCCCCGGATACTGGGCTGGCGTCAGTTGATGATTCGCTGGATGTTGGGCTGGAGTCAGTCGAGGGTTCACCAGATACTGGACTAGCGTCCGTCGAGGATTCACTGGATGTTTGGGCGGAGTCTGTCAAGGATTCGCTGGATACTGGGCTAGCGTCAGTCGAAGCTTCGCTGGATACTGGGCTGGCGTCGGTTGAAGATCCGCTGGATACTGGGCCGGTGTCAGTCGAGGATTCACTGGATACTGGACTGGCGTCAGTTGATGATTCGCTGGATGTTGGTCCGGCGTCGGTCGAGAGTTCACCAGATCCTGGGCTGGCATCAGTCGAGGATTCGCTGGATGTCGGACTTGCGTCGGACGACGATTCACTGGATGTTGGGCTGGCGTCAGTCGAAATTTCGCCGGATGGAGCGCTGACATCAGCGGAAGAAGCGGAAGAAGATGATACTTCGGATTCAGTGACGTTATCGGTTTCATCTGGTTTCTCGGTTCCTTCCGGTGTTTCAACTTCTTCCGGTTTTCCGGTTACTTCGTCACTTCCTTCGGCATCGGTGGACGGTGAGCTGGTGACGGCGGACTCGGTGACAAGGGGCTCAGATGTGATTCCGGATGTGATATCTAGCGAAGAAGGGGTTGAAGTTACATCCGAGGTAGCGGAAGCGTCCGTGCTGGAAGAATCCGTTTGATCTTCAGCTTCTGTGGATGCAACCGTAGTCGATGTATGGTGGAAGTGGCCAGTTCCGGTGGGGAACCAAGTGGTCGACGAGAAAGTTGTCGTATCAACAACATCCGCATCGGTGGTCTGAGCTTCGGAAGTGGTCGACGAATGTTGGAATTGGCCAGTTCCGGTGGGGAACCACGTGGTAGTCGAGAACGTCGTTGTGTCAACAACATCCGCATCAGTGGTCTGGGCTTCGGAAGGGATTGAAACGGCCGGAATGGAAGTGTCGGTACTGGACGGTTCCTTCTCATCATCTTCGCTTTCTGTGGGTGAAACCGTAGTCGTTGACTGGCCCTCAATTCCGGCGGGAACTCCAGTGGTAACAGAGGAAGCCGTGGTGTCAACATCATCCGCATCGGTGGAAGATCCAGATTCCGTGGCCTGAGATTCGGAGGTCGACGAGACGGCCGGAACGGAAGCATCCGTGCTGGATGCCGAGTCGTCGGTTTGGCTGTCACTGGGCGAGGCCGAAGTGGATGACAAATGGATGGCAGGGGAGGCGGTGGTTGCGTCCGGAACATTTCCGGCATTCGTGGAAGTTTCGGATTCCGTCACGTGAGATTCGGATGAGGGCGTGGTGGCCGGAACGGAAGGTTTCTGCGAGGAGATGACGACCACGTTGAAGTCGTTACCGTCGGTCAGCTCCGATTCCGGCGAGAGCGTAGTGGCTGGTTGGACGATTTCGCCTTCGGTGACGGCCGGAGTAACTGCCGGGGAAACGGCCGAGACGGAAGCGTCGGTGGATTCCTCTGCGGATGGAGTCGACGGCTGAATTTCAGGTACGGGAGTGGCATCGGCCGGAACGACTTGGCTGGGCTTTTCAGTTGTGGATGGCGTCGATTCAGAAGATTCCGACGAGACGGAAGAAACGCTTCCGGCATCAGTTGAGCTACCAGAACCTTCGTCAGTTTCAGTTTCGGGTTCGGAAGTGGAAGACGATGAGGAGCTAATTCCATCGGTGACCAAGTCTCCTCCTTCCGGTTGAGCGGATGAGCTGGAAGCGGAAGAGGTAGTCTCGAATGAAACGGCCGGTGCCTCAGTGCCTTCGTTGCTGCTGTCCAACGGTGTGGTTTTCACTTCTTCCGGAATGGTCGGCGGAGCCGCAGTGGCAGCGCTGGATGAGCCGATTTCTTCCGTATTTTCTTCAGCCACCGCTGGAGTGGATGACCCTTCTTCGGGAGCTGCAGCGCTAGAACCGTCAGTGGCGGATGTGGTTGATGAACCTTCTGCGGCGGATGTAGTTGAACCTTCTGAGGCGGATGTGGTTGAACCCTGAGTGCTGGATGCGGCCGAACCCTCTTGAACTCCGCTCTCCGTGGCGGAAGACAAAGTGGTCACTTCCTCCTCCAATCCGGGCAGAGTGGGCAAGACCGGGACGGCCGGTGGGGCTCCGCACTCGTAAGTCGGGCAACATTGAGTCGGGCTGGTCTTGGGCACCTGCTTGCACGTGTTGGAGAAGAATTCCAGCGGATGGGCGCAATCCTGGACGGCGCAAACGATGTCTCCGTGCATGCAGTAGCAATAGTCGCAGGGGTTGCTGGACGGGACAAAGTCGCCGTCGCTGTACGACTGGCCGTCTAGTACGCAGCCAAACTGTCCGCCGCTGGGGATGGGCGTCGTCGAGCTGGTCAAGTTGGTGGCGTCGCAGTCGTAGCGGACCGGGCAGCAGACGCCGTCCAGCAAGACGGGCGAGCAGCCTTCAACCTGGAGGACGCACTCCTGCATGACGCAGGCCGTGTGGTTGCGGATGCAGTAGCAGAGGTCGCAGGGCTTGGCCGGATCGGATGGGACCTGGGCTCCGTCACCGTAAAATTGCCCGTCAATCAGACAGCCCTCCGTGTCGGCCAGGTTGACGCTTCCGGATGGCGTCACCACCGTTTGCGGAGGTCGAAATGTCGTCGTCACGGCCGTTgagacgccgccgccgccgccgccggagATGCTGCCCATTCCCGGCAAGGTCATGTTCATGCTCATAATGGGCACCGGAACTATtcaccaaaaaaagagaaaaaacgaaacaagaaaaaaaagagtcaagaTCAAGGATGTCTACTAcaactttttgttctttttggccagcagaaattcttcatCTCTGACATCACCATTccatttattattaaaatggCGGAATCAAAGAAgattccatcttctttttatttccaaccccattgaaaaaaaggaaaaaaaaaggaataaaaaagacGAGATGATTTTGGCAATGGGCCAGCATTTACGTTCTGGGCAGGTAATGATGGGGCAGCACTGATCGGGCCGCTTTTCGATCTGGCAGTCCTGGCCGATGGGCTTGGCGAACGGGCAGACCTTGAGGAAGCACATGAGCATCGAGTCGTGACAGGTGCAGTTGAGGCAAGGCTCGTTGGTGATGATACGGTCACCTTCGCTGTAGTGCTGGAACATGTAGTAACATCCTGTATGGCGTTGCCCGGCCAAAATGCgaaacataaaaaagaaaaagaaaagaaaaaatgagaatCAAGAATTGGACATTTAAAAATGGCGGCGAGCGCGCCATTTTTTGAGCCGAAAGAAGATGAATCATCATTTGGCAGACTAGAGGGTAGGGTGATTATTATTGATGATTTATACCTGATTCCGGTTCCGATTCCCATGGAGCTGTAGATGCcggtaaagaaaaaacatggagagaaaaataaaaaataataattgaggCCAATTAGTCAAAAAGTGATAAGACACGCACCGTCAAAGATATGCGCAACATTTTCTTATCGaat
This sequence is a window from Daphnia pulicaria isolate SC F1-1A chromosome 7, SC_F0-13Bv2, whole genome shotgun sequence. Protein-coding genes within it:
- the LOC124349365 gene encoding mucin-19-like isoform X2 yields the protein MIRREGGVGGGTGRGTTLAALVALMLLAGLTHYTVTAAPWESEPESGCYYMFQHYSEGDRIITNEPCLNCTCHDSMLMCFLKVCPFAKPIGQDCQIEKRPDQCCPIITCPELPVPIMSMNMTLPGMGSISGGGGGGVSTAVTTTFRPPQTVVTPSGSVNLADTEGCLIDGQFYGDGAQVPSDPAKPCDLCYCIRNHTACVMQECVLQVEGCSPVLLDGVCCPVRYDCDATNLTSSTTPIPSGGQFGCVLDGQSYSDGDFVPSSNPCDYCYCMHGDIVCAVQDCAHPLEFFSNTCKQVPKTSPTQCCPTYECGAPPAVPVLPTLPGLEEEVTTLSSATESGVQEGSAASSTQGSTTSASEGSTTSAAEGSSTTSATDGSSAAAPEEGSSTPAVAEENTEEIGSSSAATAAPPTIPEEVKTTPLDSSNEGTEAPAVSFETTSSASSSSAQPEGGDLVTDGISSSSSSTSEPETETDEGSGSSTDAGSVSSVSSESSESTPSTTEKPSQVVPADATPVPEIQPSTPSAEESTDASVSAVSPAVTPAVTEGEIVQPATTLSPESELTDGNDFNVVVISSQKPSVPATTPSSESHVTESETSTNAGNVPDATTASPAIHLSSTSASPSDSQTDDSASSTDASVPAVSSTSESQATESGSSTDADDVDTTASSVTTGVPAGIEGQSTTTVSPTESEDDEKEPSSTDTSIPAVSIPSEAQTTDADVVDTTTFSTTTWFPTGTGQFQHSSTTSEAQTTDADVVDTTTFSSTTWFPTGTGHFHHTSTTVASTEAEDQTDSSSTDASATSDVTSTPSSLDITSGITSEPLVTESAVTSSPSTDAEGSDEVTGKPEEVETPEGTEKPDETDNVTESEVSSSSASSADVSAPSGEISTDASPTSSESSSDASPTSSESSTDASPVSSESLTDSAQTSSESSTDASPVSGEPSTDSSPTSSESSTDASPVSGEPSTDAGPVSSESSTDASSVSSESLTDSAQTSSESSTDASPVSSGSSTDASPVSSESLTDSAQTSSESSTDASPVSSGSSTDASPVSSESLTDSAQTSSESSTDASPVSGEPSTDSGPVSSESSTDDSPVSSESSTDDSPVSSESSTNDSPVSGESLTDSAQTSSESSTDDSPVSSGSSTDASPVSSGSSTEAGPVSSESTTDADPTSSESSTDSEVATEDSSDSQSPSSTQGSTVSSSSASTPEVEEPSSTTDSDESEASTSSVTEAPANHHTVPEIAASTLETEAPSTGDETFTTPSSDISSIPGEGSCLLNNVTYSNGADVPVPSPCQQSCSCESSIIRCVIVECEEKPNHMPNCRPVFSPDKCCPMFECDDEEDLVTTVIPESSSSSSATDSSGSQVDSATEGASSAEEGSGQEVTDEPASGSLKPSTESGSPSTEDDSTDLPSASTTAEPVAVTDAALVSSSAGSVDVATSTTSSPAVTESETESSEDGSSTDLTPVSSTDGTGSSSSAGSDSSSKPEPVATEATPAESTEAPEVQTDKPEESSTEESSASVDPAATTQSSEIPSGSQVSVEPTSAPGTGSPSSSEAAGSVSTDSPSTELVSSTETSEEEIQTEPPVTASPTIELSGPSTGSPTSGESDASAQTPSSTSAPESTETISETGGDSGSTESSTDESVVSVSTSQAGSLVTSSPDTETSTGSEGSSSSAEPATETSEVSGSVSESGAGSSTTESSAGVDTGAFTTSEPSGTEVSSAGESEGSTETSQSSTAGTQPETTPESAAPLETTSAPSAVSTESPSAATDSGVIPDEATSTREPSTTTTEGISVGSETEAPSTAHPGSSTADPSTTLGSIVGSEATGSLPTATEDSQASVTGVESDVSSTSQSSSGSTEPSTSSGDAGASPEPTVDVGDVSSTSSESAGVTDPTDILISDSSKPPRPTLSVGSSGPTVAPNLPTEASSAATEAPSSFTTGAETGSQAPSDLVTTSPASSEPITTSAVPSELVTTSPASSEPVTTSAAPSEPVTTSPASSEPITTSAAPSDPITTSPASSEPVTTSAAPSEPVTTSPASSEPVTTSAAPSDPVTTSSAPSEPVSTSAAPSVESSPTVSEIPLSTSSVDSSNLELSSPETSPATPEEVEEPEIAPGACLFDGKVYVSAQQIPRDDHCDFCFCFRGDIICLQQSCPPPIPGCLEETITGFCCPRYECPVRQVTHNVTWHSADHRNNNPTGPGGLASIPQGFNVEFSDSVQDGDQVEVEGCEIKGDFYRFGELVGPASGPCLECRCGKGGMMECDPRECQPEPTLRKVMALAATRRRRHVDADGLVWIGGKPRRH
- the LOC124349365 gene encoding mucin-19-like isoform X1 translates to MIRREGGVGGGTGRGTTLAALVALMLLAGLTHYTVTAAPWESEPESGCYYMFQHYSEGDRIITNEPCLNCTCHDSMLMCFLKVCPFAKPIGQDCQIEKRPDQCCPIITCPELPVPIMSMNMTLPGMGSISGGGGGGVSTAVTTTFRPPQTVVTPSGSVNLADTEGCLIDGQFYGDGAQVPSDPAKPCDLCYCIRNHTACVMQECVLQVEGCSPVLLDGVCCPVRYDCDATNLTSSTTPIPSGGQFGCVLDGQSYSDGDFVPSSNPCDYCYCMHGDIVCAVQDCAHPLEFFSNTCKQVPKTSPTQCCPTYECGAPPAVPVLPTLPGLEEEVTTLSSATESGVQEGSAASSTQGSTTSASEGSTTSAAEGSSTTSATDGSSAAAPEEGSSTPAVAEENTEEIGSSSAATAAPPTIPEEVKTTPLDSSNEGTEAPAVSFETTSSASSSSAQPEGGDLVTDGISSSSSSTSEPETETDEGSGSSTDAGSVSSVSSESSESTPSTTEKPSQVVPADATPVPEIQPSTPSAEESTDASVSAVSPAVTPAVTEGEIVQPATTLSPESELTDGNDFNVVVISSQKPSVPATTPSSESHVTESETSTNAGNVPDATTASPAIHLSSTSASPSDSQTDDSASSTDASVPAVSSTSESQATESGSSTDADDVDTTASSVTTGVPAGIEGQSTTTVSPTESEDDEKEPSSTDTSIPAVSIPSEAQTTDADVVDTTTFSTTTWFPTGTGQFQHSSTTSEAQTTDADVVDTTTFSSTTWFPTGTGHFHHTSTTVASTEAEDQTDSSSTDASATSDVTSTPSSLDITSGITSEPLVTESAVTSSPSTDAEGSDEVTGKPEEVETPEGTEKPDETDNVTESEVSSSSASSADVSAPSGEISTDASPTSSESSSDASPTSSESSTDASPGSGELSTDAGPTSSESSTDASPVSSESSTDTGPVSSGSSTDASPVSSEASTDASPVSSESLTDSAQTSSESSTDASPVSGEPSTDSSPTSSESSTDASPVSGEPSTDAGPVSSESSTDASSVSSESLTDSAQTSSESSTDASPVSSGSSTDASPVSSESLTDSAQTSSESSTDASPVSSGSSTDASPVSSESLTDSAQTSSESSTDASPVSGEPSTDSGPVSSESSTDDSPVSSESSTDDSPVSSESSTNDSPVSGESLTDSAQTSSESSTDDSPVSSGSSTDASPVSSGSSTEAGPVSSESTTDADPTSSESSTDSEVATEDSSDSQSPSSTQGSTVSSSSASTPEVEEPSSTTDSDESEASTSSVTEAPANHHTVPEIAASTLETEAPSTGDETFTTPSSDISSIPGEGSCLLNNVTYSNGADVPVPSPCQQSCSCESSIIRCVIVECEEKPNHMPNCRPVFSPDKCCPMFECDDEEDLVTTVIPESSSSSSATDSSGSQVDSATEGASSAEEGSGQEVTDEPASGSLKPSTESGSPSTEDDSTDLPSASTTAEPVAVTDAALVSSSAGSVDVATSTTSSPAVTESETESSEDGSSTDLTPVSSTDGTGSSSSAGSDSSSKPEPVATEATPAESTEAPEVQTDKPEESSTEESSASVDPAATTQSSEIPSGSQVSVEPTSAPGTGSPSSSEAAGSVSTDSPSTELVSSTETSEEEIQTEPPVTASPTIELSGPSTGSPTSGESDASAQTPSSTSAPESTETISETGGDSGSTESSTDESVVSVSTSQAGSLVTSSPDTETSTGSEGSSSSAEPATETSEVSGSVSESGAGSSTTESSAGVDTGAFTTSEPSGTEVSSAGESEGSTETSQSSTAGTQPETTPESAAPLETTSAPSAVSTESPSAATDSGVIPDEATSTREPSTTTTEGISVGSETEAPSTAHPGSSTADPSTTLGSIVGSEATGSLPTATEDSQASVTGVESDVSSTSQSSSGSTEPSTSSGDAGASPEPTVDVGDVSSTSSESAGVTDPTDILISDSSKPPRPTLSVGSSGPTVAPNLPTEASSAATEAPSSFTTGAETGSQAPSDLVTTSPASSEPITTSAVPSELVTTSPASSEPVTTSAAPSEPVTTSPASSEPITTSAAPSDPITTSPASSEPVTTSAAPSEPVTTSPASSEPVTTSAAPSDPVTTSSAPSEPVSTSAAPSVESSPTVSEIPLSTSSVDSSNLELSSPETSPATPEEVEEPEIAPGACLFDGKVYVSAQQIPRDDHCDFCFCFRGDIICLQQSCPPPIPGCLEETITGFCCPRYECPVRQVTHNVTWHSADHRNNNPTGPGGLASIPQGFNVEFSDSVQDGDQVEVEGCEIKGDFYRFGELVGPASGPCLECRCGKGGMMECDPRECQPEPTLRKVMALAATRRRRHVDADGLVWIGGKPRRH